Genomic DNA from Flavobacterium sp. N502540:
GCCTGACCTGCGATGTTCAAAGAGGTAATAGTAAGTCCTTCGCTTAAAAAATCATTACTCACACTTCCACCTCTGGGAGAGGAAGGTTTATGCAGGTTGTTGACAAATCTAACGACCAGATTTTTTAAACTATCCTTACTGTTATTTTCATATACGATTGTTTCGGTTCCGCTCACTAATCTTGTTTTCGGATCTACCATAATGTCCATGGTGTACTTTCCATGATTCTGCCAGTAGTTTTTCCCTGGTTTTCCGTCTGTCGATCGGGTTCCTTTTGCGTAAGCCTTTTTTATATTTCTGGGCATGTAAAGCTCTTGTGCAAAGCTTTCCTGTGCCAAAAACAAAAATGTAATTGATGCAAAATAAAATAATCCTTTTTTCATAAGCTGGTTTTTGGTTTGAGAATTTAAATGATGAATATTAGACCTCTTTTTTTTCATAATGTTACACGATTTTGTAAAATTAAACTTTAAAAAAACATAGAGTCTCAGTATCTTAAGATTTTAGCAACTTCAAAAAAGAAAAACCGTCTCCTTCAAAAAAGAAGAAGACGGTCTCTACAATTAATATATAACCTTGGAACTACAAAATATAATCGGTATTAATAAAATTCGATTCCCTGCTGTTTAGCAATTCCTGTAAAATTTCATTGTTATAAGCGATATCTTTTGAAGCCACAAACGTACGGATAGAAAAAGAACGCAAGGCATCCGGAATACTTAAAGTTCCTACAGCAGAATCTTTACGCCCTGTAAACGGGAAGGCATCAGGGCCACGCTGACAAGAACTGTTGAGGTTTACTCTGCATACTAAATTTACTAAGGCATCAATAAGCGGTGCCAAAGTTTTAATATCTTTCCCAAACAGACTCACCTGTTGTCCGTAATTGGATTCAGCCATATCTTCAAGCGGTTCATTGATATCTTTGAAAGAAATAATGGGAACCACCGGTCCAAACTGCTCTTCGTGATACACTCGCATTTCTTTATTTACCGGATACAGAACTGCCGGAAAAATATAATTTTCACTATGCTTCCCTCCTTTTTCGTTCAATACTTTTGCCCCCTTATGTATGGCATCATCAATTAAGCTCTGAATGTATTTTGGTTTGTCCGTTTCCGGAAGCGGTGTTAAAGAAACTCCTTTTTCCCAAGGATTTCCAAATGCGAGACCGTCTACCTTTTCAGCAAAACGTTTATTAAATTCCTCAGCAATAGATTCGTGTACGTACAGAACTTTTAGTGCTGTACAGCGTTGTCCGTTAAACGATAAACTTCCGGTAATACATTCCTGAATCGCTAAATCTAAATCGGCGTCGGGCAAAATAATAGCCGGATTCTTCGCTTCCAGACCTAAAATTAAACGCAGTCTGTTTTTATTTGGATGCTGATCCTGTAATGCTATTGCTGATTTACTGTTTCCGATTAACGCTAAAACGTCAATTTTTCCCGACTTCATAATAGGCGAAGCTACTTCTCGGCCACGGCCGTAAACAATATTAATGACTCCTTTCGGAAAACTGCTTCTGAACGCTTCCAACAAAGGCGAAATACATAAAACACCATGTTTTGCAGGTTTAAAAATCACAGTGTTTCCCATAATTAAAGCGGGAATCAATAATGAAAAAGTCTCATTCAAAGGATAGTTATAAGGTCCAAGACACAAAACCACCCCCAAAGGACCGCGACGAATCATGGCATTTACGCCCTGCACTTTTTCAAAATGAGAGCTACGTCCGTTCAGTTCCTTATAACTGTCAATTGTATCCTGAATATATTCGACCGTTCTGTCAAACTCTTTTTGCGAATCACCCAGATTCTTTCCAATTTCCCACATCAAAAGTTTCACCACCTCTTCGCGGGTTTCCTTCATTTGTTTTACGAAATTCTCCATGCATTTAATGCGGTCAACCACTTTCATCGTTGGCCATAAGCCCTGACCTTTGTTATAAGCAGCATTGGCAGCTTCTACTACTTCAGCAGCCTCTTTCTCTTCCATGAACGGAATCGATCCTAATAAAGTTGGCGTATATTTTTCGGTTGAGGAAATGGTCGAAAAAACCGGGGTTGTCTGTCCCGTCCATGGTTTTAATTCTCCATTTACAAGATAAGTATCTTGATTGATCAAATTTTTAATTTGAAATTCTTCGGGTATTAAACTCATAATTTGGTCTGTTATAGTTTGGTTATTAATAGCATTTGAAAAAGAAAAAAGAGGCTTTTTAGGCCTCTTCTTCTGTCTTATGGGTTTACGGTTTCACCTTCCCAATCCAGAATTCCACCAAGCAAATTGTAGGCATTACTAATCCCTAACTCATTCATAATCTGACATGCTTTGGCGCTTCTGGCACCAGAACGGCAATACACATAATAATTTTTGTTTTTATCAAGCTCTTCGATTTCATAAATAAACCCTTGTCCTTTATTAATGTCGATGTTTACGGCATTTTCAATGTAGCCGTCATTAAATTCGTCTTCAGTTCTTACGTCCAGTATAACTGCATTCTCGTCAGCAGTCAGCTGATTAACCCAATCTTCTTGTGATAAATTCATAGTAAATGTGTTTTTGTAAAATTACGACGTTTCTATTGATTAAAAACGTGCCAAATGCGATTTCGATTATTATTCTCAGAAAACGTTTTAGAGAAAGTACTATAATCAGTGAAAAGCAAATTTACTTACTATTTTTAAAAATATAGTCTATAAATTCGATAGAAAATAGGATTTTTTCATTTACATAAAATGCGTCTTAAATATAATTTTCTGATAATTTATACCGTTGCAATCCCCTATCTTTGTAATAAATTATAGGTTTTAATTTTAATTTGCTAAAGTCTACTCAAGCTGTTGGCATTAATTTCAACACATAGAATCATAGATTTTTTCTTTACTTAGAACTCAAAACAGATAATTTATTATTTCGCATAGCTTTGTGTTTTTATAAAAAGTGAAATGCCTTTTTTAAAGATCTGAACGCTATGTTCCTATGTGTTTAAACAAAAAAATCATGTTAAAAGATATATTTCCTAATTTTTCCAACGACCTTATTACGGCAATTGAAGACAACTCAAGTCCGCAGAATTTTGAAGCGGGAACCATTTTAATGCGCACCGGACAATACATTAAAAATACGGTGTTAATTACTAAAGGAAAAATTAAAATCTATCGCGAAGGCGAAGATGGCGGTGAATTTTTAATGTACTACTTACAACCGGGACAAGCCTGTGCTATTTCGATGATCTGCACTGCTAAAAGCGAAAAGAGTCAGATTATGGCAAAAGTTGTCGAAGACGTTTCGGTTATAATGATTCCGCTCCAATTAATGGACAAATGGATGATGGAACACAGGACCTGGTATGAATTTGTAATTGATACCTACCGAAGTCGTTTTGAAGAAGTTTTGGAGGTCGTTGACAATATCGCTTTCCGTTCTATGGACGAGCGTTTGGAATTTTATCTCAAAAGACATTCTGATGCCTGCGGATGCTCTGAAGTAAATCTGTCTCATCAGGAAATTGCAACGGAATTGAATACTTCCAGAGAGGTAATCTCCCGACTCCTTAAAAAAATGGAACAACGCGGCCTAGTCAAACTGAACCGCAATCAAATTGAGCTATTGAACACAAATTTCACGAATTAGCACAAAGTTTTTTTTAACCGTTAACGTATTAAATTAATTAAGTTATAGTGCTTAAGTTTCTTTAATGTTTTAGAAAGAAACTTAAGCTTAATTACCTTAACATCTAAATGGTAAAATTTATTTCATCTCTTCTGTGATAAATGTTACTGTAGGTTTCTATTGAACAAAGCATCTTTGCATTAAAACAACTGCAATGGAATATTTGGGATATTTTGCTTCGATAATTATTGGAATTTCACTGGGCCTTATTGGCGGCGGCGGGTCTATATTAACCATCCCGATTTTAGTGTATTTATTCAAAGTAAATCCGGAACAGGCTACTTCTTATTCTTTATTTATTGTGGGATTAACCGCCATGTTTGGAAGTTACAGTCATTACAAAATGGGGAATCTTAAACTTAAATCGGCTTTGTACTTTGCCATTCCCTCTGTCATTTCGATTTTGATTATTAGGGAGGTTATTTTTCCTCAAATTGCTTCTACTCTGTTTTCTATAGCTTCGTATTCGGTTTCCAAAGATTTTCTCATTATGATTATCTTCTCGGTATTGATGATTACGGCAGCGATTTCTATGATCCGAAAAAACAAACCTGAAATAAAAGCCACCGAAACTAATTATATTCAATTAAGCCTAATTGGCTTTTTAGTTGGAATTGTAACCGGATTTTTGGGTGCCGGAGGCGGTTTTCTAATTATTCCTGCACTGCTTTTCTTCGCTAATTTGCCCATGAAACAAGCCGTGGGAACTTCTCTACTAATTATTACGATCAATTCTTCTATAGGATTTAGCGGTGATTTGTATATCGGTACTCCTATTGATTATACTTTTTTATTAGGAGTTTCGGCAATGGCGCTTTTCGGAATGTTTATAGGAAGTCAGCTTTCTAAAAAAATCGACGGGGCAAAACTAAA
This window encodes:
- a CDS encoding sulfite exporter TauE/SafE family protein, with amino-acid sequence MEYLGYFASIIIGISLGLIGGGGSILTIPILVYLFKVNPEQATSYSLFIVGLTAMFGSYSHYKMGNLKLKSALYFAIPSVISILIIREVIFPQIASTLFSIASYSVSKDFLIMIIFSVLMITAAISMIRKNKPEIKATETNYIQLSLIGFLVGIVTGFLGAGGGFLIIPALLFFANLPMKQAVGTSLLIITINSSIGFSGDLYIGTPIDYTFLLGVSAMALFGMFIGSQLSKKIDGAKLKPIFGWFVLVMGFYIITKEVLF
- a CDS encoding Crp/Fnr family transcriptional regulator, coding for MLKDIFPNFSNDLITAIEDNSSPQNFEAGTILMRTGQYIKNTVLITKGKIKIYREGEDGGEFLMYYLQPGQACAISMICTAKSEKSQIMAKVVEDVSVIMIPLQLMDKWMMEHRTWYEFVIDTYRSRFEEVLEVVDNIAFRSMDERLEFYLKRHSDACGCSEVNLSHQEIATELNTSREVISRLLKKMEQRGLVKLNRNQIELLNTNFTN
- a CDS encoding NADP-dependent glyceraldehyde-3-phosphate dehydrogenase, producing MSLIPEEFQIKNLINQDTYLVNGELKPWTGQTTPVFSTISSTEKYTPTLLGSIPFMEEKEAAEVVEAANAAYNKGQGLWPTMKVVDRIKCMENFVKQMKETREEVVKLLMWEIGKNLGDSQKEFDRTVEYIQDTIDSYKELNGRSSHFEKVQGVNAMIRRGPLGVVLCLGPYNYPLNETFSLLIPALIMGNTVIFKPAKHGVLCISPLLEAFRSSFPKGVINIVYGRGREVASPIMKSGKIDVLALIGNSKSAIALQDQHPNKNRLRLILGLEAKNPAIILPDADLDLAIQECITGSLSFNGQRCTALKVLYVHESIAEEFNKRFAEKVDGLAFGNPWEKGVSLTPLPETDKPKYIQSLIDDAIHKGAKVLNEKGGKHSENYIFPAVLYPVNKEMRVYHEEQFGPVVPIISFKDINEPLEDMAESNYGQQVSLFGKDIKTLAPLIDALVNLVCRVNLNSSCQRGPDAFPFTGRKDSAVGTLSIPDALRSFSIRTFVASKDIAYNNEILQELLNSRESNFINTDYIL
- a CDS encoding rhodanese-like domain-containing protein — translated: MNLSQEDWVNQLTADENAVILDVRTEDEFNDGYIENAVNIDINKGQGFIYEIEELDKNKNYYVYCRSGARSAKACQIMNELGISNAYNLLGGILDWEGETVNP